The sequence AGGCTTGAAATCGACCCACCGCCCCGGGGTGGGAGGAGGCCCCTGGTAGCCTGAAGAGTGAGTGCCAGCCTGGGCGGTGCCCATCGTGGCTTGCCTGTGCCAACGGTGACTCGGAAGTTATTTCTTCCTTGTGCCAGaagcctctcttcccttccccgtCACCTGCTCTACAACAAACAGTATGGAGAGATGACGGGTCAAAAGTTGATAAAGGAAGGCAAACCCAAACCTAAGGGACCAAGGGAGGTTCAGGACATAAGCGAATTGGCAGGTAGCACATCAATATTGGCTAAGTACAGCTTTGGCATGGTTTCCTAGGAGAGAGGATAAGGGTGGGACAGTTATGTGTGCTTTACCTTGGTGAACGGGGCCTAACAGGATATTCCAGAAGCTATTTCAGACGGTCCTATGACACAAGCATTACACCTTTCAGTACTGAAACCAGGCGCTCGGAGGAGGGGGCTCATGGAGATTAAGGCTTCAGGTGAGGAGAACGGAGTATGGTGAAGGGTAGACCATACCACCCAGAGCTCACAGGTCTGCTTGGCACCTCCGGCAAATGCATGTGGTCTGGGGGCCAGAGCAGGGCGGCAGTGAGGACAGAGCACAGTGGGTCTGGGTGAGGCCCATGCTCCTCACCCAGCCTTGCTGCTGTGAGCTCTCAGGGCTGCAAGGGAAAGTTTCTGGAACCACCAGGAAGGCCTCTTGCACTTGAAGGTGGTCAGGCCCCTGGGGAGAGGCCTTCATGATCCAGCTTGACCAGACCAAGGTGAAGAATGGCCCAGCCTGCCAGTCTCCTACCGGAAGGTTCGAACACAGTGACTCAGCAGTGCCCTGTTCTCCAGCATCGCTGTCACCACCCTGACTGGGACAGCGACCAGGACGGGAACACTAGCAGGACAGTTATAATAACTTCCGGAAGAAAACTCCTACAAAAACCAAGGGAGCTGCTGCAGCTACGTATAAAACAGTGAGAAGCTGAGAGAAAACCTGCCAACAGGTGGTTGCTTTTAAACCATCAAAGCTCTGAGTAAGTCACCAggccacctgccacctgccacGGGTCTGTTTCctagaagtgggggaggggaaggacacATAATGCCAACTGTGGCTTCAGCAAAGGAAGGGTACCAGGTGAGCCCATTTTTAAGGATGACTCTCTCACAGCGACAGCCAACAGCCCATATCcatcccgccccctcccccacatgaaaaggggtggggagggtgcaAAGAGAAGAGGGACCCCCCCTTTGCGACCTTTTGTGACTTGGTCAGAGAACCTTCTTGGAGGGAGTAGTGGGGTGGAGTTTTATTTACAAGGCTTACTGGATTCTTAGTCTTTAAAAATCCCAAGTGTAAAACTTGTTATCAAATCCTTGAAAATAGCATATTTATCTATTtggttttacaaaaaaaaaaaaaaaaaaggaaaacctggCAACATTTCCTAGTTCCCCAAAGACTaagaaaagagcagagaaaacTGGAAAACACACAGGCAGAGATGCCTTCTCCTCTGAACACCACGTGGGCCGCGCCGGGGCTCTCGGCTGTGTTTCCGGGTAGCACCGTTTACCAGTTGTCCAGAAAATCAAAGCCCGTCTTCAAGAGGGTGTTACTTGAGCTGATCTGCAGAGGGACAGAGGTGACGAAATGAGACATGGACCTCCACTCCAGCCACACACAACCTACCTACGGCACTTCGTTTAAAACGACCCAGGTGAAAGCAGCTGCTTCTGCCTCAGGGGCCCCTGCCCTCAGTTTACCTCAGTGCCAGGGACCAGAAAGCTGCACAAAATCCAGTGCAAATCCCTGTCACATCCAACGCCAGCATGCACAGAGCAGAGGAAAGTGACCTGGTTCTCTACGAGCACCCTCCTGCTTCTGACAGCATTATAAAGTGGACAGACACGTCAGACAATCCATCCTCACccccacttgtgtgtgtgtgtgtgtgtgtgtgtgctcaccaaAAGACAAGTTTGGGTGTTATATACTTTTTACAGACAGGGTCTacccctggcctggaactcaccaagtgcGCTAGGTTATCGGGCCACAAAGCCCAAGGATACACTTATCTCCAACTCcgcagtgttgggattataagcattGCACCATGCCCAGATATGTTTTAACATGGGctctagaaattgaactcagtggACAGGAAGGAGACCACGGGGACATTGGTGGCTGTCCCATCCTGTGCGCCCTCCTTGGGTATCCATGAAAGAATGTGTACCCCACTTCTGATGTGGGACGTGGCTCCATCACCCACCTGCGCAAGTACAGGCTCTGAGAACAGAGCATCATCTTCTTCATCCTGCTGGGCAGCGGGAGGTGGTGGCTTCTCTGGGGACTTAATCGGGGTGGCCTTGGGCAGCAAGCTGGCAGGGGTTTGCACAGGCTGGGGTGCCTCCTGCTCTGTGCTTACACTGGAGAGGGTTTGCTGTTCTTGGGGCACAGCCTTGACCTCTCTGTCTTTTGTGGTGGGCTCCTGGCGATAGCACGCGGGCATGactttttctcccttctccatgGACTTGATCTGGCTGGGTGTCAGCGACTGGAACTCGGCCTCAGGCCCCTCCCGAGAGCGCTCGGCGTTAATCTTCCAGAAGGatgcttcctcctctttcctcgaAGGTCCCAGGGCATCCAGGCTAGAGGATCTGCTGCTTTGGGCAGTCTTGGCAGCCTGTGTGCCCTGAGGAGCCTTGGCCAGGGGCCTGGGATCACTGGTCATGGTGGCAGTGCCGGGCTCCTGGATGGATAAGGATGAGATGCTGAACTCCATCTGACTCtgtggggaaacagaagagacaaGTGAGAGCAAGCCTTAGAACCCCCTGGGACAGACAGTCGGCTCACGCATACTCTTCCTCACGCATGTGCAGACACTGTAACAATATAAGGTGATAGCCGTCTGTTGGTTCCAAGTGACGATTGTCACAAAGGTCCTTACTATGTACCTGAAATACACTAGGAGCTATGAGGCCAAGCCCCGTCACAGTGTGCCCTGAACAGCTCTAAGACCAGAATCATAGCAATGATCAAGGATCCCTGTTGGCTATTCGAGCACATGGCTGGGCCCAGCATGGTTCTGACTTTTCCTAAAGGGCTGCTggaggcaggtgaggaaggaTGTGTGGGCTCTTCGGGGCATCagagtcctcagagaggagggaaaTCACACAAACACAGTCCATACCCCACGCCACTGTGCACGGACTGACCACTTTCCTGACCCACATCCAGTCAACCACGGTGACCTCTAAAACACTGCCACTGAGCAGTTGTGACAGGAATCATTACCAGGAATTCGGAGCCTTCCATCAAAGGAGAGCTAACTGCAGGCCACATCATCCCCGCTCTACAGAACTCATCATTCTCCATCTCAAAATCAATCCCGCAAATTTCACTTCCCATCACTTCCACCGCTTTCTTgtcaaaataaaatcacaaatgaTATTATAGAAAGATGGGAAAGTAAAGCTCATGAAAATCAGTCATCACCCCTCCCCCCGTAACTGTAATGTTTGTGCCACATTTTCACACGTCAGCTGTGGTCTTGCCAGGTCTGTAATGTGGGATGTCACTTCTTCAATGCATTATGAGCATCATTCAGCTCTTTCTTGGTCTTtacaacttctctctctctctctctctctctctctctctctctctctctctctctctctctctctctctctacacatatatgcatgggtGTATGAACATGTGTAGAGGTGAGAGGATTCCTTCAAGCACATTCCTCGGGTGCCAGTGTTGTACAGTAAATTCCTCTGAGATAAAAGAATTCCATCTTGGAAGGATTCTTCTTGAGactcagaaagtaaacaactcaatagCTTTAGGAAATCCCTGAATCCAATCAAATTCACGAGGCTCTTCCCTCCCAAGCATATATAGGCAGCGAGGACTGCTGAGAGACGCTAACCAAAAAGCCCAAGTggctcagaccaactgagctCCATGGAAGACACGTTCTCCGATCCGCTGAGCTGCCTGCGGGCTGTGCAGCATGCTTCCGGGTTCCAGCTTTGGTGATCTGTCACCTATGTCGGGATGGGCTTTTGGTAACGCAgctgtctgagtcatttctgcgCTTATAAGTGACCCCCCTCTCCACCCGTACTCCTGTAGATCACCCCCAGTGAAACACACTGgatcaccaagttggactttggtggtgtccTGACTCTGTCTGCTGTTGGTTtcctatctggggtgagcagaCATCTGTTCACAATTCCCCAATGATAATATTATACAACAGCCGTCCACTTGGTTCTTTGATACAGAGTCTCTCTCACTGGTCAGGAACTCACTTAagaggctaagctggctggcctgCAAGGATCAGTCTGATCTACGCCTTCAATGCTAGGAAAAcaggtgcctgccaccatgtcAGAGTTTCTTTCCTGTGTTCTAGGGAATTccactcaggttctcacacttgcaAGGAGAGCAATTTACTGACAGCCATCCTCCCAGCCCACAGCCACTGTGGCTGTGAACACCTCCCTCGGTAGCTGTCCCACAACCTACTTTAACATTCTTCTTGAAAAGTTTACCCCTGCTGACCCTCACTCCTGCAATCCGGATCACTGGGACTATCTTTGTGCACATTAGCTGCCCTGTTCAGGGTTAATTTCTCCAGACTTGcagaaacaaaatatcaaaaggtTTAAGCTCTCCATGTGTGGTTTCagatgcacactgccatgctgcAGATCAGAGTCATTTCTGGTCAACTGAGTTGATCATTTCAACCTGTGTTGACTCAGAAAACACTGGGCACACATGGCATCACCTGGTAAATGGGccagtctgttttcttttctttctttcttcctttcttttttgcagGGGAGGAATGAAGCAACAAATCGTAAATTAACACGGATACTGACACCCCGTGAAAGGACaggggagagggagtggggagaagaTGATCAGTCAGGCTTCCTGTTCCCTAGACACTTAGGTTTTGAATGGCAGGCCCCCAGCAGTCTGGAAGCAACTTGTCTAGCCTCCCAATGAAGCAGGAAGGAGTCAGGGATTGGAGATCAGGATCTTGAAACTCCCAAGATGGCAAGCTAAGAGATGGTTGGCTCCAACAGGGGGACAGAAGGCTAGGAAACCCTAGCACAGGTCTTGCTCAGTGAACCTGGACTGTGCAGAGGTGGTATCCTGGAATGCTCCATGAATTTTCATACAGTCTTGCAAGTCCTAAGACTCTATTGGGGTTCCTATCCATATGCAGGGACCTTAGGACAAAACTCAACACAGCCCTTCTTCCATATAAACTTCAGGCTCAGGACAGTATACCACGTGTTCTCTGAATGTGAAGCCAGCAGCTAGCTGTCTTTTGCCTAGAGATGAAGAACACAAGTCCAAACCAAGAGCCTAGGCAGCCTGGAAATGCAGATTCCCTAAGAAATATCCATCCACACTTCGGCTCTGCAAGGAACCATGGATCTAACATGGTAGGTACATAGGATGGCTGGCCATACTGGTATATGCATGTGGTCCCCGGT is a genomic window of Peromyscus maniculatus bairdii isolate BWxNUB_F1_BW_parent chromosome 5, HU_Pman_BW_mat_3.1, whole genome shotgun sequence containing:
- the C5H1orf198 gene encoding uncharacterized protein C1orf198 homolog isoform X2 gives rise to the protein MEFSISSLSIQEPGTATMTSDPRPLAKAPQGTQAAKTAQSSRSSSLDALGPSRKEEEASFWKINAERSREGPEAEFQSLTPSQIKSMEKGEKVMPACYRQEPTTKDREVKAVPQEQQTLSSVSTEQEAPQPVQTPASLLPKATPIKSPEKPPPPAAQQDEEDDALFSEPVLAQISSSNTLLKTGFDFLDNW
- the C5H1orf198 gene encoding uncharacterized protein C1orf198 homolog isoform X1 encodes the protein MASMAAAIAASRSAVMSGNRPLDDRERKRFTYFSSLSPMARKIMQDKEKIREKYGPEWARLPPAQQDEIIDRCLVGPRAPRAADTGDVGDPARFPGLRGPTGQKLVRFGDEDITWQDEHSAPFSWETRSQMEFSISSLSIQEPGTATMTSDPRPLAKAPQGTQAAKTAQSSRSSSLDALGPSRKEEEASFWKINAERSREGPEAEFQSLTPSQIKSMEKGEKVMPACYRQEPTTKDREVKAVPQEQQTLSSVSTEQEAPQPVQTPASLLPKATPIKSPEKPPPPAAQQDEEDDALFSEPVLAQISSSNTLLKTGFDFLDNW